Genomic segment of Nostoc sp. TCL240-02:
CCATAGCTCATACCCTTATTCCACCAAGTTTCTGATTGGGAATGAACTTTAGAAGAAATTAAACCACAAATAATAACTAATGCCACGATCGCATACCAAATATTCCGGCGTGACACGCTTTGATTATATATTTGGGTAGCTAGTAAGTAAGCAACAGCTAATTGGATTCCTAAATAAGATGGTATGAAATATGGATCGGTAGATGATTGTATGCTACCAGCCATTAAGTCTGGTAGTCTTAGGGGCAATACTGGTACTACAATTAATATAATGATAAACAACCAAACTTTATAGTTAGTTGTTTGGCAAAGCAAATAAATTGAATATCCTATAAAAATTAAATAAATTATTTTAATTAAATAACTAAAACTATTTTCTAAGCTAAGGTCTATATCAAAAAATATTCGGCTTAATTGCATCAATAATAGTTCAAATACAGGCATCAAAGATGACTGCGTTGTTGTTTTATCTGCTGAGATCAAAAATTGGAAAAAGTCACCTATCACAACCGCTAGCCAAGGCATGAAGGCTAAAAAACCTACCAGTGATGCTAGCAAATAAGTTCTAACAGTTGGAGATAACTGGAATCTGGCAGTGACAATAACGTAAATTCCGTGAGCAACTGCTACAAATCCACTCCAAAGAAATGTATAAAGACTGATTGCCAAAGTTACGGCATAAATGCTCCAAGTAGCAAATATTTCTGGCTGTTGTTGTTTCGCAAGCTCATCTTGAACTTGTGATTCTAAGCGTATTGCTCGTAGCAAAGACGCGCTAGATAGTAATATCGTGACTAACCAGAGAATATATTCTTGTGCTTCTTGGGCGTATACTAGTTGAATTGGAGAAATTGCCATAAGTGCGATCGCTACACCAGGAACTGATAGCGGCACATTAAATAATTCTCGGCATAGCCAATATACACAAAGGAAAACCAGCAAACTGATTAAAGCAGATAAACTTCTAATTGCCGTCACCGAATTACCAAAAATTTCTATCCACAATCTAGCTATTACGTAATAAAGCGGTGGATGCAAAGAATCTTCTCTAGCCAAAGTCATGATTGTGTCATTTAAGCTTTTTTGATTTACACCTTGAAACTGAGCAAAACTTTCTTTGCCAATGACACTACCATTAAATAGTTTATTTTGTGCTTCAGTTCTTGTATAGCCAGAAATTCGTAATAAGGTATAAGTTTCATCATGGGAGAAAACCTTGGTATCAAGGTTACAAAAGCGAAACAATACACCCATTGTCAATAAGAAAATAATTAAAAATCGCAACCAACTCGGAGTAAATTTGAGATGGTGCATAAGTATTTTTCCCAAGCTTTTGTCTAAAATAATCTAGTGCCGTATCCACGCCTATCATCATAATTCGTAATTTTTTATGACGAATTAGTAATCAGGGACTTCCAAATAAAAAATATTCTAAAACTGACACAGAAATCCTCTTAATCTCTCCTCTCTGTGTTGCGCCAGGTTCTACAACGGGGGGAACCCCCGCAACGCACTGGCTTCTCTGCGTCTGGAGTGGTTCGTTTTTTGCGATAATTTATTCCTTGGAAATCCCTTATATCTAAGTCTGTTCATTAGATAATCTCAATAGAAATTAGGATTAAAAATAATTTTTATAATATTTGATAACGCCATCTAGTAAAATCTTTGGTATTCGATATAGTTAAAAAATCAATAGTTTTAAAATGTCGGTCGATAGCGGGAATACTGCATATTTTAGCTCCAATATTCAAGTATGCCTGCAAAATTTTAGGAATTTCCACATTATATGAATCTGGGCAACTTTGAGGCAGTTCTAGACAATATTTTGAATTTGGATAAACCAAAATACTTGGATGCATCAAACCATTATGCTGAAAATAATCATAAGTGCAAGTAGCTTTCAAAGGACATTGTGTTAGTAATGATGCACAACCAAAAAAATATTGATTTTTACTCCAGATAAGATAATTTGCTAGCCCTTTCCATAATAGTAAAAGTGCTTGACTGTTGCGGTATTCTTTAGCTATACATGCACGCCCAACTTCAACTGATGCTTGAAGCACAGAATTGGGAATTGCATTAAGATTAAATATATCGGCAGCATCAAAGCCTAATCTTTGAGAAGCCATTGTATAGGTTTGCATCCGATAAGTTCCAATGGTTTTACCCGTTTGTTTGGAAATCATGATTAAATGATGGCAAACTGCATCAAACTTATCTATATCCATCTGGGTAATGTTGGAAGCAGAAAATCCCAAGCTTAGTTCCAGATTAAAAACTTCAAAGCGCAACCGAAAAATTGATTCTAATTCTTCTTCAGTTGAAGCCAGCCGTAGGGTATATTTTTCAGTTTGAAGGACGGGAAAATCTTCAATAGTGGGAGGAGGATTCAGTGAATAATTAATGTTGCGTCCAGAAACTTCCATCTATCTTCCTACTTAGATTTGCGAAAATATCCTACTAGGATTTAGGCACTATAAAAATAGCTCACATTATGCATTAATGTGTCGAAGCGTGATTGAGACACTTTTTGATAAAATAACCTCTAGAGAGTTTTCTTACTCTTTTGGATTAGAGGTAGAGTGCTTTTATTATGGGCATTAATTCCTAAAAAATCTGGCAATAAGATACAAAATTTTCCTTTGATATAGGCTATAGATGCAATTCCAAGAACAGGACAAGGGGAAAGCCCCCAGATGAATCTAGGGGCTTCGATGGTTTTGGTTGCGTAGGCGTAGCCCGTCGTAGACATCGCATCGCAATCTGCGGTAGATGCACTCTAAAATACTTAATTAATTACGGTGATTATTGTTGTAGTGAACCCTTGTACCTGCCCAAAGCAACTTTTCCCGTAGCGTCTGATAGTAGGAATTGTTCTCGCGCAAAATAATAAATTTAGCCCGACACTCTGCCATCCGCACATCAACGCGGTGTCCAGGCCAAATAGAAGTCCCCAAAACCCCATCTGTCCACAGTTTGGTACTCAAATCGTAATCCCCCAAAGGCCAAATACTCACCACAGAACCAGGGGGTAAAACGAGTGGGCGACTAGAAAGGCTCATTGCACAAATAGGAGTAATGGTGAGTGCCTCCATACCATCGTGCATAATTGGACCATTAGCAGAAACGGTGTAACCAGTCGAACCTGTAGGAGTCGAAATTATCAACCCATCCCCAACGTACTGATCGACTACCTCACCATCGATTTCCATTTCTAGAATTGAGGTAATCATCCGGTCAGCAGAGGCGGGTTTGACACAAAATTCATTCAAAGCCAGGTAACGCTCACTCACTGGTTCCAAATTAGAGCCGTGACCCTCATACACCGCAGCTTGTAACATCATCCGTCGTTGGATAGCATAGCGATCCTCAAACAGCCGATCCCAAACTTTCTCTGTATCTTGAAACTCTTCTACTGACTCAGTTAAAAACCCCAGATGGCCTCCCACATTCACTCCCAGAATCGGGATACCAGCTGGGGCTAAATGTCTGGCACCAGTTAAAACAGTACCATCACCACCGAGTACCAAGGCGAGATCGATTGGTTGAGCCGCCGAAGCCAAAAAGACAGGATAAGGGTTGTCTTTTGGTCCGCTAGGCCCCATCAACACATGGCACTCGCGGCTTTCTAGTTGTTTAGCACAGATTTCTGCCCATTGTTTACTCCGGGCATCCCGCGCTTTATAAGCAATGATTACCTGCTTTAGTTGCACGCACAATTACCACTTCAGGAGATTAAACTGCTCCATATCGACGGTATCGCGGTTGCGATAAATGGCAAGCACGATCGCTAAACCCACCGCCGCCTCGGCCGCGGCCACGGTAATCACAAATACTGTGAAAACCTGACCTTTAATTAATGTTGAGTCGAGGAAGTTGGAAAATGCCATTAAATTCAGATTAACAGCATTGAGCAGTAACTCAATTGACATCAGCACCCGCACAGCGTTACGGCTGGTAATTAAACCGTAGATGCCGATGCAAAATAAAGCTGCTGCTAGTAATAAAAAGTATTGGAGTTGCATGAATCTGGGTATCCCTCCTGAAAAATCTGGCTATTTAGCTGCGAATTAAGTCGCAAATATTACTCTTTTGTTTCGCTGGTTGTTGATACCAGTTCTCTGGGACGTTCTTGCAAAGTTAAAACGGTTTGTCCCACTTCGGATCGTGTTAGTTGATCTGGCAAATATTCACGACGTGCCAAAATAATTGCTCCTACCATCGCCATCAGCAGCAAAATGGAAGCCAGTTCAAAAGGTAGTAAAAAGTCAGTGAAGAAATGCTCTCCAATCAAAACTATAGAGCTTGTACCACCTGCTACAGGAGCAGTTGAGTAAGCCCAAGGAGTAGCCAGCACCATCGTACTTAAAAGACCAAACAATCCAACACTGACTAAACCCGTAAGTAGTTTCCGCACCCAAGAGTTAGGATATGCTACGAAATCCTCCCGCTTGTTCACCAACATAATGGCAAACAAAATCAGCACGTTAACCGCGCCAACATAAATTAATATTTGTGCGGCGGCAACAAAATCAGCATTTAGCAACAGGTACATTCCCGCTATGCTGATGAACACACCCCCCAGCAAAAAGGCAGAATAGACGATGTTGGAGAACAGCACCACACCAAGGGCCGCCCCAATCATCATCACGCCTAGTATGCCAAGTGATACTAACTGTACTCCTTCTGCTAGATTCACTGTTTTTTGTCCTTAGTCATTGGTCAATAGTTATTGGTCATTGGTCATTGGTCATTAGTCATTGGTCAAATGACAACGGACAAATGACAAATGACATTTATTTTTCTGTTTGTTCTACCAGGTCTTCTGGACGCGCACCCGCACGTGGTGCATCTGCGGGCAGTCCGTGGGGTTCGAGGACACCTTTGGGTAGATAAACTAGTTCGCGTAATGGTGTAACCATTGGATCGTTTGTTACCTTATAGGGCAGACGACCTAGTGCTACGTTGTCATAGTTCAATTCATGGCGATCGTAGGTGGCAAGCTCATACTCTTCTGTCATCGATAAACAGTTAGTTGGGCAAAATTCCACACAGTTACCGCAAAAGATACAAACTCCAAAATCAATGCTGTAGTGGTTGAGTTTTTTCTTTTTGCTGGCTTTGTCGTATTCCCAATCTACTACAGGCAAGTTAATTGGACAAACGCGAACGCAAACTTCGCAGGCGATACACTTATCAAATTCAAAGTGAATCCTACCGCGAAACCGTTCGCCAGGAATCAGTTTTTCGTAAGGGTACTGTACGGTAATCGGCCGCCGCCGCATGTGGTCGAAGGTAACAGAAAGCCCCTGACCAATGTAACGCGCAGCTTGTACCGTTTCTTTGGCGTAATCACCAACTTGTTTTAGGAACTTGAGCATTTTGTCTCACTCTCTCTTTTTAAGCTATCAGCGTTATTTGTCCCTTGTCCTTTGTCCTTGGTCATTAGTCATTAGTGCAAATGACTAACGATTAATTACTAATGACTAACCACCAAAAGCGAAGGGAAAGGCTAGTTTCAGGGCGGCGGTTAATAGGAGATTAACCAAGCCAACTGGTAACAAAAACTTCCATCCTAAATCTAACAGTTGGTCAATCCGTACCCGTGGCACTGTCCAGCGCAACAGGATGGCGACAAACACTAGTAAATAGGCTTTGAAGACGGTCATTGTAATCCCCAAAGAAGCAGTGACTATCTGGAACACGGGATTTAATTCACTGACTCCCAGCCAACCAGCGATGAGGTTGAGGGGAATGGGAAAGTCCCAACCGCCCAGGTAGAGAATTGCTACTAGTAAGGAAGAAAGGATTAAGTTAACGTAGGAACCCAGGTAGAAGAGACCGAATTTCATCCCTGAATATTCAGTCTGATAGCCTGCAACGATTTCTTCTTCCGCTTCGGGTAAGTCAAAGGGTAATCGTTCGCATTCAGCTAGGGCGGCTATCCAAAAGATCAGAAAACCAACTGGTTGTCGCCAAATATTCCAACCTAGAATGCCGTAGCCAGATTGTTGATTAACAATATCAACAGTGTCGAGGCTATTAGACATCATAGCGATCGCTAACACCGCCAACGCTAAAGGAATTTCGTAACTAATAGATTGCGCTGCTGCCCGCAAGCCCCCTAAGAGGGAGTATTTGTTATTAGATGCGTAGCCAGCCATCAGCAAGCCAATGGGTTGAATACTTGATAAGGCAATCCACAAGAATACGCCCATACCCACATTGCTAATAACGATGTTCTGCCCAAAAGGGACGATCAGGAATGACAGAAACACCGGAATTACAACAATAATTGGACCAAGGGTAAACAGCCAGGGGTCAGACTTGGCTGGTACTATATCTTCTTTAAATACCAACTTCAAACCATCCGCTACAGGCA
This window contains:
- a CDS encoding GNAT family N-acetyltransferase; the protein is MEVSGRNINYSLNPPPTIEDFPVLQTEKYTLRLASTEEELESIFRLRFEVFNLELSLGFSASNITQMDIDKFDAVCHHLIMISKQTGKTIGTYRMQTYTMASQRLGFDAADIFNLNAIPNSVLQASVEVGRACIAKEYRNSQALLLLWKGLANYLIWSKNQYFFGCASLLTQCPLKATCTYDYFQHNGLMHPSILVYPNSKYCLELPQSCPDSYNVEIPKILQAYLNIGAKICSIPAIDRHFKTIDFLTISNTKDFTRWRYQIL
- a CDS encoding glycosyltransferase family 39 protein, with product MHHLKFTPSWLRFLIIFLLTMGVLFRFCNLDTKVFSHDETYTLLRISGYTRTEAQNKLFNGSVIGKESFAQFQGVNQKSLNDTIMTLAREDSLHPPLYYVIARLWIEIFGNSVTAIRSLSALISLLVFLCVYWLCRELFNVPLSVPGVAIALMAISPIQLVYAQEAQEYILWLVTILLSSASLLRAIRLESQVQDELAKQQQPEIFATWSIYAVTLAISLYTFLWSGFVAVAHGIYVIVTARFQLSPTVRTYLLASLVGFLAFMPWLAVVIGDFFQFLISADKTTTQSSLMPVFELLLMQLSRIFFDIDLSLENSFSYLIKIIYLIFIGYSIYLLCQTTNYKVWLFIIILIVVPVLPLRLPDLMAGSIQSSTDPYFIPSYLGIQLAVAYLLATQIYNQSVSRRNIWYAIVALVIICGLISSKVHSQSETWWNKGMSYGNPQVAQIINQATRPLLISDALGNNYGNVFSLSYLLESKVRFLLVQNQKIPKIPDRFADVFLFNPSDTWRETIEKKYNFKTDVVYSDKYYSVWKLAKPRSVRKRDILLQTKLSNR
- the nuoK gene encoding NADH-quinone oxidoreductase subunit NuoK yields the protein MQLQYFLLLAAALFCIGIYGLITSRNAVRVLMSIELLLNAVNLNLMAFSNFLDSTLIKGQVFTVFVITVAAAEAAVGLAIVLAIYRNRDTVDMEQFNLLKW
- the nuoH gene encoding NADH-quinone oxidoreductase subunit NuoH, with product MNSGIDLQGTFIESLRDLGLPAGTAKAIWMPLPMILMLIGATVGVLVATWLERKISAAAQQRIGPEYQGPFGLLVPVADGLKLVFKEDIVPAKSDPWLFTLGPIIVVIPVFLSFLIVPFGQNIVISNVGMGVFLWIALSSIQPIGLLMAGYASNNKYSLLGGLRAAAQSISYEIPLALAVLAIAMMSNSLDTVDIVNQQSGYGILGWNIWRQPVGFLIFWIAALAECERLPFDLPEAEEEIVAGYQTEYSGMKFGLFYLGSYVNLILSSLLVAILYLGGWDFPIPLNLIAGWLGVSELNPVFQIVTASLGITMTVFKAYLLVFVAILLRWTVPRVRIDQLLDLGWKFLLPVGLVNLLLTAALKLAFPFAFGG
- the ndhI gene encoding NAD(P)H-quinone oxidoreductase subunit I; amino-acid sequence: MLKFLKQVGDYAKETVQAARYIGQGLSVTFDHMRRRPITVQYPYEKLIPGERFRGRIHFEFDKCIACEVCVRVCPINLPVVDWEYDKASKKKKLNHYSIDFGVCIFCGNCVEFCPTNCLSMTEEYELATYDRHELNYDNVALGRLPYKVTNDPMVTPLRELVYLPKGVLEPHGLPADAPRAGARPEDLVEQTEK
- a CDS encoding NAD(+) kinase, which codes for MQLKQVIIAYKARDARSKQWAEICAKQLESRECHVLMGPSGPKDNPYPVFLASAAQPIDLALVLGGDGTVLTGARHLAPAGIPILGVNVGGHLGFLTESVEEFQDTEKVWDRLFEDRYAIQRRMMLQAAVYEGHGSNLEPVSERYLALNEFCVKPASADRMITSILEMEIDGEVVDQYVGDGLIISTPTGSTGYTVSANGPIMHDGMEALTITPICAMSLSSRPLVLPPGSVVSIWPLGDYDLSTKLWTDGVLGTSIWPGHRVDVRMAECRAKFIILRENNSYYQTLREKLLWAGTRVHYNNNHRN
- a CDS encoding NADH-quinone oxidoreductase subunit J, whose protein sequence is MNLAEGVQLVSLGILGVMMIGAALGVVLFSNIVYSAFLLGGVFISIAGMYLLLNADFVAAAQILIYVGAVNVLILFAIMLVNKREDFVAYPNSWVRKLLTGLVSVGLFGLLSTMVLATPWAYSTAPVAGGTSSIVLIGEHFFTDFLLPFELASILLLMAMVGAIILARREYLPDQLTRSEVGQTVLTLQERPRELVSTTSETKE